One window of the Klebsiella sp. WP3-W18-ESBL-02 genome contains the following:
- the deoR gene encoding DNA-binding transcriptional repressor DeoR has product METRRDERIGQLIQALKRSDKLHLKEAAALLGVSEMTIRRDLNSESGPVVLLGGYVVLEPRSVPHYLLSDQKTRLVEEKKLAARHAAKLLKAHQMAFFDCGTTTPWIIDAIDNDLPFTAVCYSLNTFLALQDKPHCRPILCGGEFHASNAIFKPISEQDTLSHLCPDIAYYSAAGIDVEMGATCFNLEELPVKHWAMRQSRYHVLVADHSKFGKVRPARMGDLTRFDVIASDICPDDELVTLAKQQQISLLY; this is encoded by the coding sequence ATGGAAACACGACGCGACGAGCGAATTGGTCAACTGATTCAGGCACTGAAACGTAGCGACAAGCTGCATCTTAAAGAAGCGGCGGCACTGCTTGGCGTGTCGGAAATGACCATTCGTCGCGATCTGAACAGCGAGAGCGGCCCGGTGGTTCTGCTGGGTGGTTACGTGGTGCTGGAACCACGCAGCGTGCCGCACTACCTGCTCAGCGACCAGAAAACGCGGTTGGTCGAAGAAAAGAAGCTGGCGGCGCGTCATGCGGCAAAGCTGTTAAAAGCGCACCAGATGGCGTTTTTTGACTGCGGTACAACCACGCCGTGGATCATCGACGCCATTGATAATGACCTACCCTTTACCGCCGTGTGCTACTCGCTGAACACGTTCCTTGCGCTACAGGATAAACCTCACTGCCGGCCGATTCTCTGCGGCGGTGAGTTTCACGCCAGCAACGCCATTTTCAAACCGATCAGCGAGCAAGATACGCTGTCGCACCTGTGTCCGGACATCGCCTACTACTCTGCGGCGGGTATCGACGTTGAGATGGGGGCAACCTGTTTTAACCTTGAAGAGCTGCCGGTGAAGCACTGGGCGATGCGCCAGTCGCGCTATCACGTGCTGGTGGCGGATCACAGCAAATTTGGCAAAGTGCGCCCTGCCCGCATGGGCGACCTGACGCGCTTTGATGTGATTGCCAGCGACATCTGCCCGGACGACGAGCTGGTGACGCTGGCGAAACAGCAGCAAATCTCGCTGCTGTATTAG
- the dacC gene encoding serine-type D-Ala-D-Ala carboxypeptidase gives MMCNANAFRSLMAGSVLLLLVAPIAQAAEQLPDAPAIDARAWILMDYASGKVLTEGNADEKLDPASLTKIMTSYVVGQALKANKIKLTDMVTVGRDAWATGNPALRGSSVMFLKPGEQVSVENLNKGVIIQSGNDASIAIADYVAGSQDSFVSLMNGYAQKIGLTNTTFKTVHGLDAPGQYSTARDMALLTKAMIHDVPEEYAVHKEKEFTFNNIRQPNRNRLLWSSNLNVDGVKTGTTAGAGYNLVSSATQGDMRLIAVVLGTKSDRVRFNESEKLLTWGFRFYETVTPIKPDATFVSQRVWFGDKSEVNLGAGEGGSVTIPKGQLKNLKASFALTQPQLTAPLTKGQVVGTIDFKLNDKTIEQRPLIVMEAVEEGGFFSRMVDFVLMKFHDWFGSWFA, from the coding sequence ATGATGTGTAACGCTAACGCCTTTCGCAGCCTGATGGCAGGCTCTGTGCTTTTACTTTTGGTCGCGCCGATAGCGCAGGCGGCAGAGCAGCTTCCTGATGCTCCGGCCATCGATGCCAGGGCGTGGATTTTAATGGATTACGCCAGCGGTAAGGTGCTGACGGAAGGCAATGCCGATGAAAAACTGGATCCGGCCAGTCTGACAAAAATCATGACCAGCTACGTCGTCGGCCAGGCGCTGAAGGCGAATAAAATCAAGCTGACCGATATGGTGACCGTGGGCCGCGACGCATGGGCCACCGGCAACCCGGCGCTGCGCGGGTCATCGGTGATGTTCCTCAAGCCCGGTGAACAGGTTTCCGTTGAGAACCTGAATAAAGGGGTGATCATTCAGTCGGGTAACGATGCCAGTATTGCCATCGCTGACTACGTCGCCGGCAGTCAGGACTCTTTCGTTAGCCTGATGAACGGCTATGCGCAAAAAATCGGCCTGACCAATACCACCTTTAAAACCGTGCATGGCCTGGATGCCCCGGGGCAGTACAGTACGGCGCGTGATATGGCATTGCTGACCAAAGCGATGATTCACGATGTGCCGGAAGAGTACGCGGTACACAAAGAGAAAGAGTTCACCTTTAACAATATCCGCCAGCCGAACCGCAACCGCCTGTTGTGGAGCAGCAACCTTAACGTCGACGGGGTGAAAACCGGCACGACGGCCGGGGCAGGGTATAACCTGGTCTCGTCGGCTACTCAGGGCGATATGCGGCTGATTGCCGTGGTGCTGGGCACCAAGAGCGATCGCGTGCGCTTTAACGAATCGGAAAAACTGCTGACCTGGGGCTTCCGCTTCTATGAAACCGTCACCCCAATTAAACCAGATGCCACGTTCGTCAGCCAGCGCGTGTGGTTTGGCGATAAGAGCGAAGTGAATCTGGGCGCCGGTGAAGGCGGGTCAGTGACCATTCCGAAAGGCCAGTTGAAAAACCTGAAGGCCAGCTTTGCGTTGACCCAGCCTCAGTTGACGGCGCCGTTAACCAAAGGTCAGGTGGTCGGGACCATTGACTTTAAACTCAACGACAAAACCATCGAGCAGCGCCCGCTGATCGTGATGGAAGCCGTCGAAGAGGGTGGTTTCTTCAGTCGTATGGTGGATTTCGTGTTGATGAAATTCCACGACTGGTTTGGCAGTTGGTTCGCTTAA
- a CDS encoding glutathione S-transferase family protein, which produces MVTLWGRNNSTNVKKVRWTLAELDLPYEQIMAGQGFGVNRDAAYLALNPNGLVPMLKDGEDVLWESNSIVRYLAAQYGADRLWQSKPIARAKSEKWMDWANETLSPVHRKILIGLVRTPAEQRNMAEIEGAIVACEPLLAILDNTLAGQRWLSGDRFGVGDIAVAPFVYNLLETVNTWQPRPHLTRWYQQLAERPAFREVVMIPVS; this is translated from the coding sequence ATGGTTACGCTGTGGGGAAGAAATAATTCAACAAACGTGAAGAAAGTACGCTGGACGCTGGCCGAGCTCGACCTGCCCTACGAGCAGATTATGGCGGGCCAGGGCTTTGGCGTGAACCGCGACGCGGCCTACCTGGCGCTCAACCCGAACGGCCTGGTGCCGATGCTAAAGGACGGCGAAGACGTGCTGTGGGAGTCCAATTCCATCGTGCGTTATCTGGCGGCACAGTATGGCGCGGACAGGCTGTGGCAGAGCAAACCGATCGCGCGCGCCAAAAGCGAAAAATGGATGGACTGGGCCAACGAGACGCTGTCGCCGGTGCACCGTAAGATTCTCATCGGGCTGGTGAGAACCCCCGCCGAGCAGCGCAACATGGCGGAGATTGAGGGCGCGATCGTCGCCTGCGAGCCGCTGCTAGCGATACTCGACAACACGCTAGCCGGGCAGCGCTGGCTGTCTGGCGACCGCTTTGGCGTGGGCGATATTGCCGTCGCGCCGTTCGTCTATAACCTGCTGGAAACGGTCAACACCTGGCAGCCGCGCCCGCATCTCACCCGCTGGTATCAGCAGCTCGCCGAGCGCCCGGCGTTCCGCGAGGTGGTGATGATTCCGGTCAGCTAG
- a CDS encoding LacI family DNA-binding transcriptional regulator, which translates to MQKKNKITMSDIAREAGVSQATVSLVLNNSRAIRLSDATRERVYAAAQALGYQKIIVPHRQDGQEEIAMLLCGMPNYDPFVDAISEASSTAWQRDTLLSVYDYGDDMELAAQILRQLDRRNCAGVILASSVTRAFDFSPFEPLLNKPVVLLNQYDPHRPLLPTFLPDDRANACQTVNHLLAQGVTRIAHIMGDEWMDASVLRLEGYRQTLEQAGIAVDEALIKQTDWSLDATFKATLELMRLPQPPQAIFCASDWMTLGCYQALATLNVSIPGDVLVCGYDDQRIAHQLTPALTSVQLAYNELGRMAVSYLCEGDDTAAHIRLVGKLQVRGSSQRT; encoded by the coding sequence ATGCAGAAAAAAAATAAGATAACGATGAGTGATATCGCCAGGGAAGCCGGTGTCTCGCAGGCGACCGTTTCGCTGGTGCTCAACAATAGCCGCGCCATTCGCCTGAGCGATGCCACGCGCGAGCGGGTATATGCCGCCGCGCAGGCGCTGGGCTATCAGAAGATTATCGTGCCGCACCGTCAGGACGGGCAGGAAGAGATAGCCATGCTGCTGTGCGGGATGCCGAACTATGACCCGTTCGTTGACGCCATTAGCGAAGCCAGCAGCACCGCCTGGCAGCGGGATACGCTGCTGAGCGTGTACGACTATGGCGACGATATGGAGCTGGCTGCGCAGATTCTGCGCCAGCTTGATCGACGCAACTGCGCAGGTGTGATCCTGGCCAGCTCCGTGACGCGCGCGTTTGATTTTTCACCCTTTGAACCGTTGCTGAATAAGCCGGTGGTGCTGCTGAATCAGTACGATCCTCATCGTCCGCTGCTGCCGACCTTTTTGCCGGACGATCGGGCTAACGCCTGCCAGACGGTCAACCATCTGCTGGCGCAGGGTGTGACGCGTATCGCCCACATCATGGGCGATGAGTGGATGGACGCCAGCGTGCTGCGTCTGGAAGGCTATCGTCAAACGCTGGAACAGGCGGGGATCGCGGTCGATGAGGCGCTCATCAAACAAACCGACTGGTCGCTGGACGCGACCTTTAAAGCCACGCTGGAGCTGATGCGTCTGCCGCAGCCGCCGCAGGCGATTTTCTGCGCCAGCGACTGGATGACGCTGGGCTGCTACCAGGCGCTGGCCACCTTAAACGTGTCGATTCCGGGAGACGTGCTGGTGTGCGGTTATGACGATCAGCGCATTGCGCACCAGCTGACGCCAGCGTTAACCAGCGTGCAGCTGGCTTATAATGAACTGGGCAGAATGGCGGTGAGTTACCTGTGCGAGGGCGACGATACCGCCGCGCACATCCGGCTGGTGGGGAAATTACAGGTGCGTGGCAGCAGCCAGCGCACCTGA
- a CDS encoding cellulase family glycosylhydrolase has product MHSQWTESQAQAWFQQHGWACGFNYLPRSAVNWTEMWQAETFDIATIDQELGWAHDYGYNALRTNLPFIVWEADRDGLLARIDTFLSVAAKHNIQVMLTLMDDCGFSGDEPYLGPQKQPRDGVHNSQAAASPGRAIVIDPAQWPRVEAYVRDVLTRFKDDDRITIWDLYNEPGNRGINLSPTESMEYDEALETFALELMTATFGWAREVGPTQPLTVGAWHIDHEKYGTLEHPIDAAAMDLSDIITYHNYNTAARQLSVLESLTARNRPILCTEWLARHMDCVFSEQLPLFCAFAAGCYQWGLVQGRTQTWIPWTSVNKNHPDPQSLWFHDVLTPEGKPWCEQEMRLVKGLTTWRRQQH; this is encoded by the coding sequence ATGCATTCGCAATGGACCGAATCTCAGGCGCAAGCATGGTTTCAACAGCATGGCTGGGCCTGTGGCTTCAACTACCTCCCGCGCAGCGCGGTAAACTGGACCGAAATGTGGCAGGCGGAGACCTTTGATATTGCCACGATCGACCAGGAACTGGGCTGGGCGCATGACTATGGCTACAACGCGCTACGCACCAACCTGCCGTTTATCGTCTGGGAGGCCGATCGCGACGGCCTACTGGCGCGCATCGACACCTTCCTCAGCGTGGCGGCAAAGCACAATATTCAGGTGATGCTAACGCTGATGGACGACTGTGGTTTTTCCGGCGACGAGCCGTACCTCGGGCCGCAAAAACAGCCGCGTGACGGCGTACATAACAGCCAGGCGGCCGCCAGCCCGGGGCGCGCTATTGTGATAGACCCCGCCCAGTGGCCGCGCGTAGAAGCCTACGTGCGCGACGTCCTGACCCGCTTCAAAGACGATGACCGCATCACCATTTGGGATCTTTACAACGAACCGGGCAACCGCGGCATCAACCTGTCGCCGACGGAATCGATGGAGTATGACGAAGCGCTGGAAACCTTCGCGCTGGAGCTAATGACCGCGACTTTCGGCTGGGCGCGTGAAGTCGGCCCGACTCAGCCGCTGACCGTCGGCGCATGGCACATCGACCATGAAAAATACGGCACGCTGGAACACCCGATCGACGCGGCCGCCATGGATTTGTCAGACATCATCACCTACCACAACTACAACACCGCCGCTCGTCAGCTCAGCGTGCTGGAAAGCCTGACGGCGCGCAATCGTCCCATCCTGTGCACAGAGTGGCTGGCTCGCCATATGGACTGCGTCTTCAGCGAACAGCTACCGCTGTTTTGCGCCTTTGCTGCTGGCTGCTATCAGTGGGGTCTGGTACAGGGCCGCACCCAGACCTGGATCCCGTGGACCAGCGTCAATAAAAACCACCCGGACCCGCAGTCGCTCTGGTTCCACGACGTGCTGACGCCAGAAGGTAAGCCGTGGTGCGAACAGGAGATGCGGCTGGTAAAAGGCTTAACAACCTGGCGTCGGCAGCAACACTAA
- a CDS encoding ABC transporter substrate-binding protein: MKKSVLFLLACCSFAAMPIAHSADQVELRFAWWGGKARNQATLKALEAFEAQYPNIKVKAEYTGWDGFYSRLTTQINSNTEADVIQTNWNWLTLLSKTGDGFYDLNKLSKPIGLDQFSPESLASTTVDGKVNAIPISANVMLFYYNAATWKKAGVALPQTWDELLKAGPVFKEKLGDNYFPLILTEQDALLLLNSYVYQGNQKPMVDEKTRKLGWSHADLVEAFTFYRKLVDAHAVPDARTMASFGKGVAYEMKPWINGEWGGVYNWNVLYTAESQNLPNPSDLVMGPYPMREGAKDAGQFHKTALMFSVSKNTRHPQEAAMLINFLMSEKDGVIPVALERGVPLSKAGETILREAGLLTDDDPVISGLLQSASLPNKSKALPYLEDPQFGAQFSAALQSIDYGKATIDQAASNFEEQANRILRRIMR, from the coding sequence ATGAAAAAGTCTGTTTTGTTCCTGCTTGCCTGCTGCAGTTTCGCCGCGATGCCGATTGCGCACAGCGCCGATCAGGTGGAACTCCGTTTTGCCTGGTGGGGCGGCAAAGCCCGTAACCAGGCAACCTTAAAAGCGCTGGAAGCCTTTGAAGCCCAATATCCCAACATCAAAGTGAAGGCGGAATACACCGGCTGGGACGGTTTCTACTCGCGTCTGACAACGCAGATCAACAGCAATACCGAAGCCGACGTTATCCAGACCAACTGGAACTGGCTGACGCTGCTGTCGAAAACCGGCGACGGCTTTTACGATCTGAATAAGCTCAGTAAACCCATCGGCCTTGACCAGTTTTCCCCCGAGTCACTGGCCAGCACCACGGTCGACGGCAAGGTAAACGCGATTCCGATTTCCGCTAACGTGATGCTCTTTTACTACAACGCCGCCACCTGGAAAAAAGCCGGCGTTGCGCTCCCGCAAACCTGGGACGAGCTGCTGAAAGCCGGTCCGGTATTCAAAGAGAAGCTGGGCGATAACTACTTCCCGCTCATTCTGACCGAACAGGACGCGCTGCTGCTGCTGAACTCCTACGTTTATCAGGGTAATCAGAAACCGATGGTGGATGAAAAAACCCGCAAGCTCGGCTGGAGCCACGCCGATCTGGTTGAAGCGTTCACCTTCTACCGTAAGCTGGTTGACGCCCACGCGGTGCCGGATGCCCGCACCATGGCCTCGTTTGGTAAAGGCGTAGCCTACGAGATGAAACCGTGGATTAACGGAGAGTGGGGCGGCGTCTACAACTGGAACGTGCTGTATACCGCCGAGTCGCAGAATTTGCCGAATCCGTCGGATCTGGTGATGGGGCCCTACCCAATGCGTGAAGGTGCCAAAGATGCCGGTCAGTTCCATAAAACGGCGCTGATGTTCTCGGTGAGCAAAAACACCCGCCATCCCCAGGAAGCGGCCATGTTGATTAACTTCCTGATGAGCGAAAAAGACGGCGTCATCCCCGTGGCGCTGGAGCGTGGCGTGCCGCTGAGCAAGGCTGGCGAAACGATTCTGCGTGAAGCGGGCCTGCTGACCGACGACGACCCGGTGATTTCGGGCCTGCTTCAGTCCGCATCGTTGCCAAACAAATCGAAAGCGCTGCCTTATCTGGAAGATCCGCAGTTTGGCGCGCAGTTCAGCGCCGCGCTGCAAAGCATCGACTACGGTAAGGCGACGATCGATCAGGCCGCCAGCAACTTTGAGGAACAGGCTAACCGCATTTTGCGCCGCATTATGCGTTAA
- a CDS encoding MFS transporter has product MNSAASGRLSAAAKRTVLASFLGSTFEWYDFVLYTTVSTLVFNQVFFPEQSAAVGTLSSLVTVAMGYVARPLGAVIFGHFGDRVGRKKLLVATMLIMGIPTLIIGCLPSYAQIGTAAPVILIICRILQGVGLGGEYAGAALATIESVPESQRGFYGAIPQLGNPVGGALGTILVLCCTYFAGDELFAAWLWRVPFLLSAILLVYAMVVRVRMEETGDFSRLVKENKVEKSPVMAVLRHHWKALLLGLGARASDAISGNVAGSVVIAYVATYLHMSNSIGLVATLVPTLIAIPLMLITGKISDRVGRKRIFVLGMVLVALSMLPMFAMLNTKFVPVMVLGVIVMRICNMMPFAVQSAFLADIFPVEVRYTGVSLVYQVSAIIGGLTPAACLTLLIWADGNAYVLALVLTVVCALSALCGIAMRPSVRRDTATDYQRSHHGA; this is encoded by the coding sequence ATGAATTCCGCTGCTTCAGGCCGTCTGTCCGCTGCCGCAAAACGCACCGTGCTGGCGAGCTTTCTTGGTTCAACCTTTGAATGGTATGACTTCGTGCTGTATACCACCGTGTCGACGCTGGTCTTTAATCAGGTGTTTTTCCCGGAACAAAGCGCCGCCGTCGGCACGCTCTCCTCGCTGGTAACGGTGGCGATGGGCTACGTTGCGCGCCCGCTGGGCGCGGTAATCTTCGGCCATTTCGGCGACCGCGTCGGGCGTAAAAAGCTGTTGGTCGCCACCATGCTGATTATGGGCATTCCGACGCTGATTATCGGCTGCCTGCCGAGCTACGCGCAAATCGGCACCGCCGCGCCGGTTATCCTGATTATCTGCCGAATCCTGCAGGGTGTTGGCCTCGGCGGTGAATACGCCGGGGCGGCGCTGGCCACCATAGAATCGGTGCCGGAATCGCAGCGCGGCTTCTATGGCGCGATCCCCCAACTGGGCAACCCGGTCGGCGGCGCGTTAGGAACCATCCTGGTACTCTGCTGCACCTACTTCGCCGGTGACGAATTGTTCGCCGCCTGGCTGTGGCGCGTGCCGTTTTTGCTGTCCGCTATCCTGCTGGTGTACGCGATGGTTGTCCGCGTCCGCATGGAGGAAACCGGTGATTTTTCCCGGCTGGTTAAAGAAAATAAGGTCGAAAAAAGCCCGGTCATGGCGGTGCTACGCCATCACTGGAAAGCGCTGCTGCTAGGGCTTGGCGCCCGCGCCTCCGATGCCATTTCCGGCAACGTGGCCGGTTCAGTAGTCATCGCCTACGTCGCCACCTATTTGCACATGAGTAACTCCATTGGCCTTGTCGCCACGCTGGTCCCCACGTTGATTGCCATCCCGCTCATGCTGATTACGGGCAAAATTTCTGACCGCGTGGGGCGCAAACGTATTTTCGTTCTGGGCATGGTGCTGGTTGCGCTGTCGATGCTGCCTATGTTCGCCATGCTCAATACCAAATTCGTGCCGGTCATGGTGCTCGGCGTCATCGTCATGCGCATCTGCAACATGATGCCGTTTGCCGTTCAGTCGGCGTTCCTCGCCGATATTTTTCCGGTAGAGGTGCGCTATACCGGCGTCTCGTTGGTATATCAGGTGTCTGCCATTATCGGCGGCCTGACCCCGGCCGCCTGCCTGACCCTTCTTATCTGGGCCGACGGTAATGCTTACGTGCTGGCGCTGGTACTCACCGTTGTCTGCGCACTTTCCGCACTGTGCGGCATTGCCATGCGTCCCAGCGTGCGTCGCGATACCGCCACCGACTACCAAAGGAGCCACCATGGCGCATAA
- a CDS encoding sulfatase-like hydrolase/transferase yields MAHNERPDIVLVITDQQRADHCAREGFPLDTTPFMDALAQDGACFDRAYTTAPLCCPARTSLFTGRYPSAHRVVENSAAELAVPGENLFAVARRAGYATAMVGKNHTWLSASDVDYWDEFSHEGRVVPESEWTAFEQWLHDLRHRTAIQATPFPVEEQNQFRIVSRALAWANQQPADKPLLLVVSFPEPHNPYQVPEPWFSLFPPDSLPPLFPDANDRANQSFAWHYLHDIGVESDPNYDHHIARARANYCGMLRLIDDQVKRLHEGLAHRHQQRARLLAITADHGDYVGAFGLLRKGAEIPEMLARIPLIVSGDGIVQQRQHAFVSLADMMPTFCEAMAQPLPLSVQGRSLLPMLRGESWPEAEFASVYIEQGFGGLPYTADDIPMHSHPGIMWDDGENIPRLDELNAITQSGRHRKIRSGDWSLFASMTGEFRLFNIADDPFELHNRWNDPTLSDVRSTMLQWLAIWQMRAEDPLPIKAYCRKTDPHGYLAPYAEFPC; encoded by the coding sequence ATGGCGCATAATGAACGTCCTGATATTGTGCTGGTCATCACCGATCAGCAGCGTGCCGATCACTGCGCGCGAGAAGGTTTCCCCCTCGACACCACCCCGTTTATGGATGCGCTGGCGCAGGACGGTGCCTGTTTTGACCGCGCCTACACTACCGCCCCGCTGTGCTGCCCGGCGCGCACCAGCCTGTTTACTGGCCGCTATCCATCGGCGCATCGGGTGGTAGAAAACTCGGCGGCGGAGCTGGCGGTGCCGGGTGAAAACCTGTTTGCCGTCGCGCGTCGCGCGGGCTACGCCACCGCGATGGTCGGGAAAAACCATACCTGGCTGTCGGCCAGCGACGTCGACTATTGGGATGAGTTTTCACACGAAGGCCGCGTGGTGCCCGAGAGTGAATGGACCGCTTTTGAACAGTGGCTGCACGACCTGCGCCACCGCACTGCCATCCAGGCCACGCCGTTCCCGGTCGAAGAGCAAAACCAATTCCGTATCGTGTCACGGGCGCTGGCGTGGGCCAACCAGCAACCGGCGGATAAACCGCTGCTGCTGGTTGTCTCCTTCCCCGAACCGCACAACCCTTACCAGGTGCCGGAACCGTGGTTTTCGCTGTTTCCCCCCGACAGCCTGCCGCCGCTTTTCCCAGACGCCAACGATCGGGCCAACCAATCTTTTGCCTGGCACTACCTGCATGACATTGGCGTTGAGTCGGACCCAAATTACGATCATCACATCGCACGGGCGCGCGCTAACTACTGCGGTATGCTGCGACTGATTGACGATCAGGTAAAACGGCTGCATGAAGGATTGGCTCACCGCCACCAGCAACGTGCGCGCTTATTGGCCATAACCGCCGATCACGGCGATTATGTCGGCGCATTTGGTCTGTTGCGTAAAGGCGCGGAGATACCGGAGATGCTTGCCCGCATTCCGCTGATCGTGAGCGGTGACGGCATCGTACAGCAGCGACAACACGCTTTTGTCTCATTAGCGGATATGATGCCCACCTTCTGCGAAGCTATGGCCCAGCCGCTGCCGCTGAGCGTGCAGGGACGCAGCCTGCTGCCGATGCTGCGCGGTGAGTCATGGCCGGAAGCCGAGTTTGCCAGCGTCTATATCGAGCAGGGATTTGGCGGGCTGCCCTACACCGCCGACGATATTCCAATGCACTCGCATCCGGGCATTATGTGGGATGATGGCGAGAACATACCGCGGCTTGATGAACTGAATGCCATCACGCAAAGCGGTCGACATCGCAAAATTCGCAGCGGCGACTGGTCACTGTTCGCCAGCATGACCGGCGAGTTTCGCCTGTTTAACATTGCTGACGATCCCTTTGAGCTACATAACCGTTGGAACGACCCGACGCTGAGCGACGTGCGCTCAACAATGCTGCAATGGCTCGCTATCTGGCAGATGCGTGCCGAAGATCCATTACCCATTAAGGCCTACTGCCGGAAAACGGATCCACACGGTTATCTCGCGCCCTATGCCGAATTCCCGTGCTAA
- a CDS encoding biofilm formation regulator BssR yields the protein MTESKLKRKLVRRLISARIDLDAYLQLRKAKGYMSVGENDHLRTNLLELCGELRENAVALKLCTSLNELETMRQAGEAMASAAVCLMSGRYDCPAYIAVNVETLERCLTALTKSIHKLEAESHAVQV from the coding sequence ATGACGGAAAGCAAACTGAAACGCAAGCTGGTGAGGCGGCTCATTAGCGCGCGGATTGACCTTGATGCCTATTTGCAGCTGCGGAAGGCTAAAGGGTATATGTCAGTCGGTGAAAACGATCATCTGCGTACTAACCTGCTCGAACTGTGTGGCGAACTGCGCGAAAACGCGGTGGCTTTGAAATTGTGCACTTCGCTAAATGAACTTGAAACAATGCGGCAGGCGGGCGAGGCAATGGCTTCCGCTGCGGTCTGTCTGATGAGCGGGCGCTATGACTGCCCCGCCTATATTGCGGTTAACGTCGAAACGCTGGAACGCTGCCTGACTGCGTTGACAAAAAGTATCCATAAACTGGAGGCCGAGTCTCACGCAGTGCAGGTCTGA
- a CDS encoding lipase family protein: protein MLFQEKLRAGASALLLLSVSVAPAIAAPTDTKSRESITTLSANHGLSEAAQQYLMHYPSRSGVDGHSSRIDSAAVFLPKGKTPEGGWPVVVWAHGTVGVANQCAPSLNERAARDKQYLNTWLSLGYAIVAPDYAGLGSEGVHHYLNARGEAWSILDGVRAALHQFPLKNELILVGQSQGAHAAFSSAGFQPQYAPELNIRSTVLTGTPYFAANTTAADILPPASAGNAQAGDPKIPYIFYIYLAAADADPSLKPSDYFQDSALPLLEQAKNLCITPLTEKTMQAGLNAGNTLKPAIESLLSAGINTMLYPTMHIQHPVFIGIGSVDINVPTAMQMRFSDAVKAAGTQTEVHIYEGLDHSGTVNPSLRDSVPFIVRGDTVTKP from the coding sequence ATGTTATTTCAGGAAAAGCTGCGGGCTGGCGCGTCCGCATTACTGCTCTTGTCGGTTAGCGTCGCTCCCGCCATTGCGGCGCCGACGGACACCAAAAGCCGTGAAAGTATTACCACGCTGAGCGCCAATCACGGGCTGAGCGAAGCCGCCCAGCAATATCTGATGCACTACCCTTCGCGCAGCGGCGTGGACGGGCATTCGTCACGCATCGACTCTGCGGCGGTATTTCTTCCCAAAGGGAAAACGCCAGAAGGCGGATGGCCGGTGGTTGTTTGGGCGCATGGTACCGTTGGCGTCGCCAATCAGTGCGCCCCCTCGCTCAATGAACGCGCGGCAAGAGACAAGCAGTATCTCAACACCTGGCTTTCTCTGGGCTACGCCATCGTGGCGCCGGACTACGCCGGGCTCGGCTCGGAGGGCGTGCACCATTATCTGAATGCCCGTGGGGAAGCGTGGAGCATACTGGACGGCGTTCGGGCCGCGCTGCACCAGTTTCCACTGAAAAATGAACTCATTCTTGTAGGCCAATCGCAGGGCGCACATGCGGCATTTTCAAGCGCAGGTTTTCAGCCGCAGTACGCACCTGAGCTGAACATCCGTTCAACGGTGCTGACCGGCACGCCGTATTTTGCCGCCAACACCACCGCAGCGGATATTCTGCCACCTGCGAGTGCAGGCAATGCGCAGGCCGGTGATCCTAAAATCCCCTATATTTTCTATATCTACCTTGCGGCCGCCGACGCAGACCCGTCGCTGAAGCCGTCAGATTATTTCCAGGACAGCGCGCTCCCCCTGCTGGAACAGGCGAAAAATCTGTGTATTACGCCGCTGACGGAAAAAACCATGCAGGCCGGTCTTAACGCCGGCAATACGCTGAAACCGGCCATTGAATCCCTGCTGAGTGCGGGTATCAACACCATGCTGTATCCAACGATGCATATTCAGCATCCGGTATTTATTGGCATTGGCAGCGTCGATATCAATGTCCCCACCGCCATGCAGATGCGCTTCTCCGACGCCGTTAAAGCCGCAGGTACCCAAACGGAAGTGCATATTTATGAAGGGCTTGATCACAGCGGTACCGTCAACCCGTCGCTTCGCGACTCCGTCCCCTTTATTGTCCGGGGAGACACGGTGACAAAACCGTAG